The genomic segment GGTGACGCCGAAGGGCAGCGGGTACGTGGCCGACCGCAACCCCGACTTCCTGCTGACCCACGACAAGTGGTCGATCCCGCTGGCGATCAAGTCCGGGCCGGACGGCAACGTGTACCTGCTCGACTGGTACGACAAGCAGATCTGCCATACCACCAACGACATCTGGGACCGCACCAACGGCCGCATCTACAAGATCAGCTACAAGGACGCGAAGCCGGTCAAGAGCTTCGATTTGTCGAAGGCGACGTGGGCCGAACTGGTGAAGTACCAGGAACACGAGAATGACTGGTACGCGCGGACGGCCCGTCGGATTATGCAGGAGAGAGCGGGCCGCGATCCGAAGGCGAACGCGGACGCACGCACCGAACTAGTGAAGGTGCTGAGCGGCCACCCGGACCCCGCCGTTCGCCTTCGGACGCTCTGGTCCCTGCAAGCCATTGGCGGGCTGAACGAGAAAGTGATCGCCACGGCCCTCGAGTCGAAGTCCGAACAGCTCATTGGGTGGGCGGTGCGGGCGATGGCGGACACCGGCGCGTCGTTCCAAACGTACCAACCGGTGGCGGGCCAGGTACTGCGGCGGCAATTTGCGTCGGTGCTGCTCCAGCGCGAACCGGAAAGTCGGTGGGCTTCGCTGCCGCACCTGTTCGCTTTTCCCGAGGACGCGACCGACCACAACCTGCCCTATTTGTACTGGTACGCGCTCGAGCCGCTCTGCGCTGCGGACCCGGCGAAGGCGCTGAAGATCGCGGCCGACGGCAAGATCCCGTTCGTGTTCCAGTGCGCCGCCCGCCGCGTCGGGGCGATCGGCACGCCGGAAGCATTCGACCTGCTCACCAAGTCGCTCGCGGAAGCGAAGACGGAAGAACAGCGGATCGTGTACTTCCGCGGGCTTCAGGAGGGCGCGCGGGGCAAGCGCAACCTACCGACGCCGAAGGACTGGACCGCGGCGTTCGAGTTATTAAAGAAGTCGCCCGATGCCGGCGTGCGGAACCAGGCGCTCGGGCTGGCGGTCACCTTCGGCGACAAGTCCGCGCTCGCGCTGCTCCGTACGGTGCTGGCCGACGCGAAAGCCGACACCGCCGCCCGGCTCGCGGCGCTCACCGCGCTCGTGGACGCGAAGGACACCGAAACCGCGCCGCTCCTGCAAGCCGCGCTCACCGATAAGGAGGTGCGCGGCGCCGCACTCCGCGCCCTCGCGGCGTTCGACGACGCCAAGACTCCGGCGGCCGTCCTCGCGCAGTACGGTTCCCTGACCCTCGCGGAGAAGCGCGACGCCCTTGCTACGCTATCTGCGCGGGTCGGCTACGCGAAGGAGCTGATGGCGGCGGTGGCCGCGAAGACGGTTCCTTCGACTGATGTACCGGCCGAAATCGTTCGGCAGCTCCGGGGCTACCAGGACGCCCAACTCGACAAGCAGATTGCCGACCTCTGGGGCGTCGTGCGCGAGTCGCCGGCCGAGAAGAAGAAGCTCATCGCGATGTGGAAGGCCAAACTCACCGCGCCGATGGCGCCGCCGGGGGACGTGAACCTCGGCCGGGCGGTGTTCGCGAAGACGTGCCAGCAGTGCCACACACTGTACGCGGTCGGCGGGAGGGTCGGCCCGGAGATCACCGGCGCCAACCGCGGGAGCGTCGATTACCTGCTCGAAAACATCCTCGACCCCAGCGCCGTCATCCCCAAAGAGTACGCCGCGACGCGGATCGTCACCACCGACGACCGCAACGTCACCGGCATCGTCAAGGGCGAGGCCAACGGCGTGCTGACGCTGCAAACCGAGCGCGAACTGCTCACGATCCCGGTCGCGGACATCGCCAGCCGCAAGGTGTCGGAGCTGTCCATGATGCCGGACGACATCCTGAAGCAGACGGGCGAATTCGAGTTCCGGTCCCTGCTCGCGTACCTGCAAACACAAGGGCAGGTGCCGATGCTCGCGAACGCGGAAAACGCCAAGGAGTTCTTCAACGGGAAGGACATCAACAACTGGACCGGCGACAAAGAGTTGTGGAAGGTCGAGGGCGGCGAAATCGTCGGCAGGTCCGCGACCGGCCTCAAGCGGAACACTTTCCTGGTGTCGCAACTGGCGGCCGAGAACTTCAAACTGTCGCTCAAGGTGAAACTGGCGCCGAACCGGGAGAACAGCGGCATACAATTCCGTAGCGTTCCCCTTCCGGACGGCGAGATGCGCGGGCCGCAGGCCGACATCGGCGCCGGCTGGTGGGGCAAGTTATACGAGGAGAGCGGTCGCGGTTTATTAGCTAAAGAGGGCGGCGAAAAGTTCGTCAAGCCGGACGAGTGGAACGACTACGTCGTGGAGGCCAGCGGCGGGCACGTCCGCATCTGGATCAACGGCCACCTGTGTACCGACTACGAGGACGACAAGCTGGCCCGCCGCGGCGTCTTCGGGCTGCAACTGCACTCCGGCGGCCCGCTCGAGGTGCGGTTCAAGGACATCAAACTGGAAGTGCTAAAATAGAGAAGAGTTTTATCCGCAGATTACACAGATAGACACAGATTGAGAAGGCAGAGAGCAGCGGACGAAGATAGCGTGCCGTGTCGGGCTCCTCTGATTCTCTCCTTCTGATTCATGTTTATCTAATTAACATAATTTAATCAGGCTGGAAGTGCTAAAATAGAGAAGAGTTTTATCCGCAGATTACACAGATGGACGCAGATTGAGAAGACAGAGAACCGTGAACGGGGATGGCGTGCCGTATTGGGCTTCCCTGGTTCTTTTTAATCTGCGTTTATCTGCGTAATCTGCGGATAAAACTCTTCCGCCCGAGAACACCCCACGGAACCTTCCATGAAGCTCACGCTCCACGTTTGGCGGCAGAAGTCGCGGACCGACACCGGCCGGATGGTCGCCTACCCGATCGACGGCATCAGCCCGGACATGTCGTTCCTCGAAATGCTGGACACGCTCAACGAGCAGTTGATCCGCACGGGCGAGGAGCCGGTCGCGTTCGACCACGACTGCCGCGAGGGGATCTGCGGCAGTTGCGACATGATGATCAACGGCCTCGCGCACGGCCCGGAGCGGGGCACCACCACGTGCCAGCTCCACATGCGGAGCTTCGCCGACGGCGCCGAGATCTACATCGAGCCGTGGCGCGCCAAGGCGTTCCCGGTGATGAAGGACCTGGTGTGCGACCGGACGGCGTTCGACCGGATCATCCAGGCGGGCGGGTTCGTGAGCGTGAACACCGGCGGCGCGCCGGACGGCAACTCGCTGCCGATCGCCAAAGTGGACCAGGACCGCGCGATGGACGCGGCCGAGTGCATCGGCTGCGGGGCCTGCGTGGCCGCGTGCCCGAACGCCTCGGCGATGCTGTTCCTGTCGGCGAAGGTGAGCCACCTGGCGCAACTGCCGCAGGGCCAGCCCGAGCGCAAGGAGCGGGTGCGGAAGATGGTGGCCCAGCACGACCGCGAGGGGTTCGGGCACTGCACGAACATCAACGAGTGCGAGGCCGCGTGCCCGAAGGAGATTTCCGTCGAGCACATCGCGCAACTCAACCGCGACTTCATCACCAGCACCGTGAGCAGCGCGGTGAAGTGAGGGAGAATGCGTTCCGCGTGCCGCGCCAAGTCGCCGCGCGGCACTCCGAGCAGATCCTCTGAGCCGCGTTCTTGCGTCATTGAACGGGGCGGCGGCTTCTGTTTTCCGCCCGCAGGGCTGGGAGAGCATAGCCCCGGGCATCGCCCGGGGGAACGTGTCGTGTGGCCTTTTAGGCTGAAGGCCCGACACACGTGGTGCTGTGCCAGGCTTTCAGCCTGGAGGGGATTTCCGATCCCACCCCGGGCGATGCCCGGGGCTACGCTGTCCCAGCCCTGCGGGCTGTAGAGCAGGCAATCAACACGACGCCCAAGAGTGTCCGGCACGGCAACCCATCGGCTGACCGATATCGAATCAACCGCGCGTCAATTCGCCAGTTGCGCGACTTTGGTGGTGGGCTACCTGCATTGCACCGCTGGCAGGGTCAACCATTCGGATAGCGCCCACACCCGATCGGTCAGTCCCGCGGCCATTGCCGGTGTTCTCTGGTGCCAGCGCCCGTCGGCACCCTTGTGGCGGAGCGTGCGGACCGGCCAGCAGAAGTTGTAGCTGAAGTAGCTGAAGGCGGTGGCCGCACGGTGCGTGTCCCAGTCCTTCGAGAACCCATAGCTCTTGCGCACCTTGCGGCTGCACCGATTCCGGTCCGTCCCGTTGTGTCGCTCCACGAAGCACGTGTTGACCGCCGTGCTCACCGCCGAGGCGAGTAGCGCGGCCGTGACCGCCACCACCGCCCCGAACACCACCCGCGTGCTCACCGCCACCACCCGGTTGTTCTCCCGCTCCTTGTGGACGGTCGCATAGGTGACCTCGGGCGGGATGACCCGGTGGGCCTTGCGCGGCCGACCGGGTCGCCCGGTTCGCGGCGGGGTCACCAAGTGCCCGTAGGTGTCCCGGATCGCCGAGGCGTACACCGGGTACTCGTCGGACGTCATGAGCCGCATCACTCGGCCCCCGGTGCGCCGGTGGAAGTCACGGACCAGGGCGTGGGTCGCGTCCTCGGTCCGCTTACCGACCAACAGGCTCACGACCAATCGGCTCTCGGGATCGAGGGCCACGTGGTCCCAGCAGTCCCCGCGCCGGGTCTCGTCGGGGCCGCAGTTCTTCTCCTTACGGCCCACGAAATCCCACTTCTCATCGAACTGCACTTCGCGGGTCGTCGGGGGAAAAAGCCACGAGCTCGTCGTGCAACGCGCGGGCATGTTGGCCGGCCCGTCGGATGTACCGGGTCACCGTATTGGTATGAACCCCGGTGAGCCGTGCGGTCTTGCGGGTCCCGATCCCTTCGGCCACGTGAGCCAGAACCGCGGTCACCCGCGCGGCCGGCAGTCGGGCGTCGAACAGTGGGGTGCCCTTGCGCTCGGAGAACCGGGCCTTGCAGGTCCGGCACCGGAGCACCCGCGTCTTGTTCGGCCCATAACGGGCCGGCACGGTCAGGTTCCCGTGGTTCCGTTTCCCATGGTCGGGACAATGGGCATTGAGGCAACAGAAGCGGCTCAGGTCGTCCATGACGGATCTCAATCCGTGGGAGCAAATGCCAACCGAGAAGCGGAATCCCTTACCATACCTCCGGTAACTCGTGCAAGGCTAAGAAGACACCACCGCGACTTTCACGTCCGGCGTAACGGCGGGCCGACGGCCGGCGAGCCGTTTGGCCAGGCGCCGGGCCGTGAACTGTGCCCCGCACGCGAACCGCATGAGCGGTCCGAAGCTGTTTGCAGCCGCGACGCCCGTCACGTACAGCCCCTTCACCGAAGATTCAAAGTGCCGGCCGAGAACCGGTGATCCGTCGGCACATCGAATCCGGGACCGCAACGGCTGGGCGATAAACGACAGCCGATTGATATCCACCCGGAACCCGGTCGCGCCGATGACGTGATCGACGACGCATTGGCCCGCGCCGTCCTTCGCGGACCGGTACGCCAGGTGGACCTTCCCGTCGCGGACGCTCACGTCGGTCAGGGTCGATCCGAGGAACAGGGGGATCTGGCCGACGACGCGGTCCTTCATGAACCAGCCCGGGGCGGGGCCGAGGTGGCGCTGGACGACGCGGGTCCGGAACGTCAGCGGCATCGAATGAAAGACCAGCGGCATGTGGGTACAGAGCCAGGACCGCCAGCCGACGCCGAGCCCCGACCGCGGCGCGCGCACCTTCTGAACCAGTGACCGCGGCGCGGGGCGGTCGTGAAACGCGACTGATTCGCGCCGGGCGATGACCCGGACGTCGGCGCCCGACTCGTGCAGCGCCGCGGCGATGTCGACGGCCGACGCCCCCGCGCCGATGACGGCCACCGACCGGCCGCGAAACGCCGAGACGTCCGCGTGGTCGGAGCTGTGCGTCACGTGGTCCCCGGAATGGCCGGACAGGACCGGCGGCAAATAGCCGAAGTGCGTGATCCCCGCCGCGACAACGACGTTGCGGGCGCGCAGCGTCTCGCCCCCGGACGTGGTGACCTCGAACCCGCCGGGGGCGCTCGTGACCTGTTCGACGTTCGCCGGGTCTAGGTCGGGAACGAAGCGCTGC from the Frigoriglobus tundricola genome contains:
- a CDS encoding IS1 family transposase; amino-acid sequence: MDDLSRFCCLNAHCPDHGKRNHGNLTVPARYGPNKTRVLRCRTCKARFSERKGTPLFDARLPAARVTAVLAHVAEGIGTRKTARLTGVHTNTVTRYIRRAGQHARALHDELVAFSPDDPRSAVR
- a CDS encoding PVC-type heme-binding CxxCH protein, producing MNSLLLSLALLAPTQPPKANTPDPGVLPLGADGKPLNLDFETGDLKDWTAEGEAFKGQPIKGDTVAARRGDMRSRQQGQYWIGGYEKLGDKPTGTLTSVPFKVTHPWASFLVGGGPHALETCVEIVQGKDVIFRAAGLEEEDMRRVAVDLTKYKDKEIVVRIVDKHTGHWGHVNFDDFRFHTQKPNVPERPKAEPPAQADTYKYAGLKPDEAAKAMTVPEGFSVSVFAGEPDVHQPIAFCFDHRGRLWVAEAYVYPKRHPHPGPVLPENEKAKGDKIVIFEDTDGDGKFDKRTVFMEGLNLVSGIEVGFGGVWIGAAPYFLFVPHDEKTDKPAGEPKILLDGWGYHDTHETLNSFIWGPDGWLYGCHGVFTHSRVGKPGTPDKDRAPINAGIWRYHPTKHVFEVFARGTSNPWGLDYNANGDFFIEACVIPHMWHIIQGARYNRQAGVDFNPYTYDDIKTIAVHRHYVGGNPHGGNGRSDSAGGGHAHAGLMCYQGGAWPKEYNGKLFMGNLHGHRINVDVVTPKGSGYVADRNPDFLLTHDKWSIPLAIKSGPDGNVYLLDWYDKQICHTTNDIWDRTNGRIYKISYKDAKPVKSFDLSKATWAELVKYQEHENDWYARTARRIMQERAGRDPKANADARTELVKVLSGHPDPAVRLRTLWSLQAIGGLNEKVIATALESKSEQLIGWAVRAMADTGASFQTYQPVAGQVLRRQFASVLLQREPESRWASLPHLFAFPEDATDHNLPYLYWYALEPLCAADPAKALKIAADGKIPFVFQCAARRVGAIGTPEAFDLLTKSLAEAKTEEQRIVYFRGLQEGARGKRNLPTPKDWTAAFELLKKSPDAGVRNQALGLAVTFGDKSALALLRTVLADAKADTAARLAALTALVDAKDTETAPLLQAALTDKEVRGAALRALAAFDDAKTPAAVLAQYGSLTLAEKRDALATLSARVGYAKELMAAVAAKTVPSTDVPAEIVRQLRGYQDAQLDKQIADLWGVVRESPAEKKKLIAMWKAKLTAPMAPPGDVNLGRAVFAKTCQQCHTLYAVGGRVGPEITGANRGSVDYLLENILDPSAVIPKEYAATRIVTTDDRNVTGIVKGEANGVLTLQTERELLTIPVADIASRKVSELSMMPDDILKQTGEFEFRSLLAYLQTQGQVPMLANAENAKEFFNGKDINNWTGDKELWKVEGGEIVGRSATGLKRNTFLVSQLAAENFKLSLKVKLAPNRENSGIQFRSVPLPDGEMRGPQADIGAGWWGKLYEESGRGLLAKEGGEKFVKPDEWNDYVVEASGGHVRIWINGHLCTDYEDDKLARRGVFGLQLHSGGPLEVRFKDIKLEVLK
- a CDS encoding transposase family protein is translated as MQFDEKWDFVGRKEKNCGPDETRRGDCWDHVALDPESRLVVSLLVGKRTEDATHALVRDFHRRTGGRVMRLMTSDEYPVYASAIRDTYGHLVTPPRTGRPGRPRKAHRVIPPEVTYATVHKERENNRVVAVSTRVVFGAVVAVTAALLASAVSTAVNTCFVERHNGTDRNRCSRKVRKSYGFSKDWDTHRAATAFSYFSYNFCWPVRTLRHKGADGRWHQRTPAMAAGLTDRVWALSEWLTLPAVQCR
- a CDS encoding succinate dehydrogenase/fumarate reductase iron-sulfur subunit, with the translated sequence MKLTLHVWRQKSRTDTGRMVAYPIDGISPDMSFLEMLDTLNEQLIRTGEEPVAFDHDCREGICGSCDMMINGLAHGPERGTTTCQLHMRSFADGAEIYIEPWRAKAFPVMKDLVCDRTAFDRIIQAGGFVSVNTGGAPDGNSLPIAKVDQDRAMDAAECIGCGACVAACPNASAMLFLSAKVSHLAQLPQGQPERKERVRKMVAQHDREGFGHCTNINECEAACPKEISVEHIAQLNRDFITSTVSSAVK
- a CDS encoding NAD(P)-binding domain-containing protein; its protein translation is MPHEFGLDTDVVIVGAGPYGLSIAAHLRAAGVPFRIFGRPMSSWKDHMPRGMFLKSEGFASGLYDPHGSFTLADYYATIGRPYHAVGDPVPLETFVAYGTAFQQRFVPDLDPANVEQVTSAPGGFEVTTSGGETLRARNVVVAAGITHFGYLPPVLSGHSGDHVTHSSDHADVSAFRGRSVAVIGAGASAVDIAAALHESGADVRVIARRESVAFHDRPAPRSLVQKVRAPRSGLGVGWRSWLCTHMPLVFHSMPLTFRTRVVQRHLGPAPGWFMKDRVVGQIPLFLGSTLTDVSVRDGKVHLAYRSAKDGAGQCVVDHVIGATGFRVDINRLSFIAQPLRSRIRCADGSPVLGRHFESSVKGLYVTGVAAANSFGPLMRFACGAQFTARRLAKRLAGRRPAVTPDVKVAVVSS